One part of the Streptomyces lienomycini genome encodes these proteins:
- a CDS encoding ABC transporter ATP-binding protein, producing the protein MIGVAPPSYDPAAPTTASTLPVGARATVRAYAGELLRRHRRAFLLLVTVNTVAVIASMAGPYLLGGIVERVSDDARELRLGLTATLFVLALVVQAVFVREVRLRGAVLGERMLADLREDFLVRSVGLPPGVLERAGTGDLLSRITTDVDRLANAMREAVPQLAIGAVWVVLLLAGLVVTAPPLAPVVLIAVPLLVIGCRWYFRRAPSAYRSEAAGYAAVAATLAETVDAGRTVESHRLDARRIELSERRIREWTAWERYTLWLRSVLFPVINVTHVTVLASVLLIGGVFVLQGWIGVGQLTTAALIAQMLVDPVGIILRWYDELQVAQVSLARLVGVRDIEPDAGDPTLAPDGRHVHADRVHFGYLEGVDVLRKVSLEVAPGTRLALVGPSGAGKSTLGRLLAGIYGPREGRITLGGAELSRMSAERVRSQVALVNQEHHVFVGSLRDNLRLARTGATDAELWAALGAVDADGWARGLDEDLDTEVGSGGFALTPAQAQQIALARLVLADPHTLVLDEATSLLDPRAARHLERSLARVLDGRTVIAIAHRLHTAHDADVIAVVEDGRISELGSHDELVAADGAYAALWRSWHG; encoded by the coding sequence ATGATCGGCGTCGCGCCCCCGTCCTACGACCCGGCGGCTCCCACGACGGCGAGCACCCTGCCCGTCGGCGCCCGCGCGACCGTGCGCGCGTACGCGGGAGAACTGCTGCGCCGGCACCGCCGGGCGTTCCTCCTCCTCGTCACCGTCAACACCGTCGCCGTGATCGCCTCGATGGCGGGCCCCTACCTGCTGGGCGGGATCGTGGAACGGGTCTCGGACGACGCGCGCGAACTGCGTCTCGGTCTGACGGCCACGCTGTTCGTACTCGCCCTCGTCGTGCAGGCCGTCTTCGTGCGCGAGGTACGGCTGCGGGGGGCCGTACTCGGCGAGCGGATGCTGGCCGACCTGCGCGAGGACTTCCTCGTACGGTCGGTGGGTCTGCCGCCCGGCGTGCTCGAACGGGCCGGCACCGGTGACCTGCTCTCCCGCATCACCACCGACGTCGACCGGCTCGCCAACGCCATGCGCGAGGCCGTGCCCCAGCTCGCGATCGGTGCCGTGTGGGTGGTGCTGCTGCTCGCGGGCCTGGTGGTCACGGCTCCGCCGCTGGCGCCTGTGGTGCTGATCGCGGTGCCGCTGCTGGTGATCGGCTGCCGCTGGTACTTCCGCCGGGCACCTTCCGCCTACCGCTCGGAGGCCGCCGGTTACGCCGCGGTGGCCGCCACGCTCGCCGAGACCGTGGACGCCGGGCGCACCGTCGAGTCCCACCGCCTCGATGCCCGTCGCATCGAGCTGTCGGAGCGCCGGATCCGGGAGTGGACGGCCTGGGAGCGCTACACGCTCTGGCTTCGGTCGGTGCTCTTCCCGGTCATCAACGTCACCCATGTGACCGTGCTCGCCTCCGTCCTGCTCATCGGCGGTGTCTTCGTCCTCCAGGGCTGGATCGGCGTCGGTCAGCTGACCACGGCCGCACTGATCGCGCAGATGCTCGTCGATCCGGTCGGCATCATCCTGCGCTGGTACGACGAGTTGCAGGTGGCCCAGGTCTCCCTGGCCCGGTTGGTGGGTGTGCGGGACATCGAGCCGGACGCCGGCGACCCCACGCTGGCCCCCGACGGACGGCACGTGCACGCCGACCGGGTGCACTTCGGCTACCTGGAGGGCGTGGACGTCCTGCGCAAGGTGTCGCTGGAGGTCGCCCCCGGCACCCGGCTCGCCCTGGTCGGCCCCTCGGGCGCCGGCAAGTCCACGCTGGGCAGGCTGCTGGCGGGTATCTACGGTCCTCGCGAGGGCCGGATCACGCTGGGCGGCGCGGAGCTCTCGCGCATGTCCGCGGAACGGGTCCGCTCTCAGGTCGCGCTCGTCAACCAGGAGCACCACGTCTTCGTGGGCTCCCTGCGCGACAACCTGCGCCTCGCCAGAACCGGCGCCACCGACGCCGAGCTGTGGGCGGCACTCGGCGCGGTCGACGCGGACGGCTGGGCCCGCGGGCTCGACGAGGACCTCGACACCGAGGTCGGCTCGGGCGGCTTCGCGCTCACTCCGGCGCAGGCCCAGCAGATCGCGCTGGCCCGCCTCGTACTGGCCGACCCGCACACCCTGGTGCTGGACGAGGCGACGTCGCTGCTCGACCCGCGGGCCGCGCGCCATCTCGAACGGTCCCTGGCCCGGGTCCTGGACGGCCGCACGGTGATCGCGATCGCCCATCGCCTGCACACCGCCCACGACGCGGACGTCATCGCCGTGGTCGAGGACGGCCGGATCAGCGAGCTGGGCAGCCATGACGAACTCGTGGCGGCGGACGGTGCCTACGCGGCGCTGTGGCGGTCCTGGCACGGATAG
- a CDS encoding DUF5709 domain-containing protein gives MNSADGWGDDVYQPDGSEQREDTGLLDGEDTLEEDGVDDPLDRGWSPPERPWAVEHTGVTAAERRRGETLDQRLAEERPDELGPDGDGLGDLDGTDGELLDNEVGADRSGRLVAPDEGAHEDEEPALVAMDVGIDGAAASAEEAAMHVVDEDSLPG, from the coding sequence GTGAACAGCGCCGACGGATGGGGAGACGACGTCTACCAACCCGACGGATCCGAGCAGCGGGAGGACACCGGGCTCCTCGACGGCGAGGACACCCTCGAGGAGGACGGCGTCGACGACCCGCTCGACCGGGGCTGGTCCCCGCCCGAACGCCCCTGGGCCGTGGAGCACACCGGTGTGACGGCCGCCGAACGCCGCCGGGGCGAAACACTCGATCAGCGCCTCGCCGAGGAGCGGCCGGACGAGCTCGGACCCGACGGCGACGGGCTGGGCGACTTGGACGGCACCGACGGGGAACTGCTGGACAACGAGGTCGGCGCGGACCGCTCCGGCCGACTCGTCGCACCCGACGAGGGGGCACACGAGGACGAGGAGCCGGCACTGGTAGCCATGGACGTGGGCATCGACGGCGCGGCCGCCTCCGCCGAAGAGGCCGCGATGCACGTCGTCGACGAGGACTCCCTGCCCGGCTGA
- a CDS encoding type B 50S ribosomal protein L31, which yields MQQDKHPDYRPVVFRDRSAGYAFLTRSTATSDQTIAWDDGETYPVVDVEISSESHPFYTGKARTVDSEGRVARFERRYGAGEGQDTGGNG from the coding sequence ATGCAGCAGGACAAGCACCCCGACTACCGGCCCGTCGTCTTCCGTGACCGCAGCGCCGGGTACGCCTTCCTCACCCGGTCCACCGCGACCAGTGACCAGACCATCGCGTGGGACGACGGCGAGACCTACCCCGTGGTGGACGTGGAGATCTCCTCGGAGAGCCACCCCTTCTACACGGGCAAGGCGCGAACGGTGGACTCGGAGGGTCGCGTCGCCCGCTTCGAGCGGCGTTACGGCGCGGGCGAGGGGCAGGACACCGGGGGAAACGGCTGA